One genomic segment of Ferrimonas sp. YFM includes these proteins:
- a CDS encoding helix-turn-helix transcriptional regulator, with protein MHAVQTPAQRQERPMPPSLDQLRQHLRAMILPLGFSGFWYQGIPHHARQNYNAPCRSQLFTPAALRRPVATLASSSQVQSLQRLYLSRVARQDPNFEQSLDLSSPHRYCLDPAVAPQAARLFLNHDVTSVLSWPLPSFGLSAWSGRFILLSTQQRDSTTKEELEQTLRQGQALLLDSHRTSFNPYRQSRLFNPTAIEVLKMAALGFHNHEIAERLHITARGVEYHMESLRNKLGAANRANLIHIAHQFELF; from the coding sequence ATGCACGCCGTCCAAACTCCTGCCCAGCGGCAGGAGCGCCCGATGCCGCCCAGCCTGGACCAGCTCCGTCAGCACCTCAGAGCCATGATTCTGCCATTGGGCTTCTCCGGATTCTGGTATCAGGGGATTCCCCATCATGCCAGGCAAAATTATAACGCCCCCTGCCGAAGCCAGCTGTTTACCCCGGCAGCCCTACGTCGTCCGGTGGCGACTCTGGCGTCCTCCAGCCAGGTTCAGAGCCTGCAACGCCTCTACCTGTCCCGGGTGGCGCGCCAGGACCCAAACTTCGAACAAAGTCTGGATCTCTCCTCCCCTCATCGCTACTGCTTGGATCCCGCTGTTGCCCCTCAGGCAGCCCGGCTCTTCCTCAACCACGATGTCACCTCGGTACTGAGCTGGCCACTGCCCAGTTTTGGCCTGAGTGCCTGGAGTGGACGCTTCATCCTGCTCAGCACCCAGCAAAGGGACTCGACGACAAAAGAGGAGTTGGAGCAAACCCTCAGGCAGGGGCAGGCTCTGCTGTTGGACAGTCATCGCACCTCGTTTAACCCCTATCGGCAAAGCCGGTTATTTAATCCGACCGCCATCGAAGTGCTGAAAATGGCGGCACTGGGATTTCATAATCACGAAATTGCCGAGCGGCTCCACATTACCGCTCGAGGAGTGGAATATCATATGGAGTCGTTGAGAAATAAGCTTGGGGCGGCCAATCGAGCCAACCTGATTCATATCGCCCACCAATTTGAGTTGTTCTGA
- a CDS encoding LysR family transcriptional regulator — protein MNKLQHCTLFQINLFVEVYERLNAKEVATTLATTPAAISRGLNSLRDCLDDPLFIRRQPGFERSQVAEQLYPVFKRMQQLWQQHPSFTSLADNLLKLSLSSLDLFCQLYNGKGIAQLAEQLEMTTSKLNRKLKGLRLALKDPLFNRQQGGMQPTEAAHHLYPLMRQLVMLAEEACGTGEALQDGSSASLTIITVPQIAMSLPLALHQAAKRHQTQLTLKMEYWNKESAQRLISNEADAVIAFEPAARDGIYTKKVIQIRAGYLVAKEDHPVWENPCPEQLIRYPLVKLASLPFPDNQSPLACYARSRGKLQDELATVPDLGCAAHLLLNSEGVIIVGIRSAVDYLEQFKGLRTQKMGYQQDKQVLDHFSPPSTYLWLKQDAQGRLATPPWLQRCLENYILEAHQ, from the coding sequence GTGAACAAGTTGCAACACTGCACCCTCTTCCAGATAAACCTCTTCGTGGAAGTGTATGAGCGCCTCAACGCCAAGGAGGTGGCCACCACCCTGGCAACCACACCGGCGGCCATCAGCCGGGGACTGAACTCATTGAGAGACTGCCTGGACGACCCCCTGTTCATCAGGCGCCAGCCAGGTTTTGAACGCAGTCAGGTAGCCGAACAGCTCTATCCGGTATTCAAGCGAATGCAGCAGCTTTGGCAACAACATCCCAGCTTTACCAGCCTGGCAGACAACCTGCTTAAACTCAGCCTCTCCAGCCTGGATCTCTTCTGCCAGCTCTACAATGGCAAAGGCATCGCCCAGCTGGCAGAGCAGCTGGAGATGACCACATCCAAGCTCAACCGCAAGCTCAAGGGGCTGAGGCTGGCCCTGAAAGACCCGCTGTTCAACCGCCAACAGGGGGGTATGCAGCCCACAGAGGCGGCTCACCACCTCTATCCCCTGATGCGCCAACTGGTGATGTTGGCCGAAGAAGCCTGCGGAACCGGAGAGGCCCTGCAAGATGGAAGCAGCGCTAGCCTGACCATCATCACCGTCCCTCAGATCGCCATGTCTTTGCCCCTGGCGTTGCACCAGGCTGCCAAACGCCACCAGACCCAGCTGACCCTGAAGATGGAGTACTGGAACAAGGAGAGCGCCCAGCGACTGATCAGCAATGAAGCCGACGCGGTAATCGCCTTCGAGCCAGCTGCGCGAGATGGGATATACACGAAGAAGGTGATCCAGATTCGAGCCGGCTACCTGGTAGCCAAAGAAGACCACCCGGTTTGGGAGAATCCCTGCCCTGAGCAGCTGATCAGATACCCCCTGGTGAAACTGGCTTCCCTGCCCTTCCCTGACAACCAGTCCCCCCTGGCCTGTTACGCCCGCTCCAGAGGAAAACTGCAGGATGAACTGGCCACGGTTCCCGACCTCGGCTGCGCGGCCCACCTGCTGCTGAACAGCGAAGGAGTGATCATTGTCGGCATCCGCTCTGCCGTCGACTATCTGGAGCAGTTCAAGGGACTTAGGACGCAAAAGATGGGTTACCAGCAAGACAAACAGGTGCTGGATCATTTCAGCCCCCCCAGTACCTATCTGTGGCTGAAGCAGGACGCCCAGGGAAGGTTGGCCACGCCGCCCTGGCTGCAACGCTGCCTGGAAAACTACATACTGGAAGCACACCAATAA
- a CDS encoding OmcA/MtrC family decaheme c-type cytochrome: MMKTPKAPLALLMASALMMGGCGDGDDGKDGQPGQPGQPGDPGAPGSVGLHIDMAQEAIAEIKGASYAEGIITVGFELTNAQGVGLFGLDGSNPYHDFRFSVAQLAVEDDLKQWQSLLNEATNEAGTTFEQGFEKLKDCPDCLQDNRDGSYSYRFHTDLSQWQDPAGVVFDPALTQRLAIEMQFEYDSGHELAENAHYDWIPSSGTQEGVETRELLLMDTCYTCHQPDSLKAHGGRRLDLENCQSCHNGLVSDPEGVSVELGHMVHAIHMGPNRQGKDEQGNVVPMPYTVSGYHGPHAFDYPAFPTKPFMDCTACHTGNESLADADLWLKDANANACIGCHTDSPVQHNSDKNPQLTCTDCHSGVDHRKHGAPYDAAAGYSVTVSNIVVNAENLLEMDIQVVDADGNLVTIDEIYQQGYSNPYVVVSWDVDKDYPEQRVTLEGEGFSEGTTYEHRRFSLKGDGSTTYADGTFHLTTEKVKRGTTYTLDLPADIAQKTLEVLPLVKVCFEDNSAVRTDCVSEGAYPAYVQSEPVRIILGDSESQVPSRRAIIDQASCFGCHSKEFYHDSNGVNCIACHTNDKKLVDVEVDHQPTGYLKSSSFMYKAHKAEGHDNGHGGSGTLLKTDCMTCHSAEQGWGGLAYGFELGRNAGSALAVPSTVKEKDVAETWYASPDVGACMSCHQKYLSDAAMSHMISNGGYFGDDKAQAQAAQEACAVCHTPEKVMAHHGHKL, translated from the coding sequence ATGATGAAAACACCTAAGGCGCCGTTGGCGCTGTTGATGGCGTCGGCTCTGATGATGGGCGGTTGCGGGGATGGCGATGACGGCAAGGATGGGCAGCCCGGTCAGCCAGGGCAACCGGGCGATCCAGGTGCGCCCGGCAGCGTTGGCCTGCATATCGATATGGCTCAGGAGGCCATTGCCGAGATCAAGGGAGCAAGCTACGCAGAGGGTATTATTACCGTCGGGTTTGAGCTGACCAACGCCCAGGGGGTGGGTCTGTTTGGACTCGATGGCAGCAACCCCTACCACGACTTCCGCTTTTCCGTGGCGCAGCTGGCGGTAGAGGATGACCTCAAGCAGTGGCAGTCACTGCTGAATGAGGCCACCAATGAGGCTGGTACCACTTTTGAGCAGGGGTTTGAGAAGCTAAAGGATTGTCCGGATTGCCTCCAGGACAACAGAGATGGCAGCTACAGCTACCGTTTCCATACCGACCTGTCTCAGTGGCAGGATCCGGCGGGCGTCGTTTTCGATCCGGCTCTGACCCAGAGACTGGCCATCGAGATGCAGTTCGAGTATGACTCCGGCCATGAACTGGCTGAGAATGCTCACTATGATTGGATCCCCTCCAGCGGAACCCAGGAAGGAGTGGAGACCCGGGAACTGCTGTTGATGGACACCTGTTATACCTGCCATCAGCCCGATAGCTTAAAGGCCCATGGTGGCCGGCGTCTGGATCTGGAAAACTGTCAGTCCTGTCACAATGGGCTGGTGTCCGATCCCGAGGGCGTGTCTGTCGAGCTGGGGCATATGGTTCACGCCATCCACATGGGACCGAATCGTCAGGGTAAGGATGAGCAGGGGAATGTGGTGCCCATGCCCTACACGGTTTCCGGCTATCACGGCCCACACGCCTTCGATTACCCGGCGTTTCCCACCAAGCCTTTCATGGACTGCACCGCCTGTCACACCGGAAACGAGTCCCTGGCCGATGCCGACCTGTGGTTGAAGGATGCCAACGCCAATGCCTGCATCGGCTGTCATACCGACAGCCCCGTGCAGCACAACTCCGACAAGAATCCGCAGCTGACCTGTACCGATTGCCACAGTGGCGTAGACCACCGCAAGCACGGTGCGCCCTATGACGCTGCGGCGGGATACTCGGTGACTGTGTCCAACATCGTGGTCAACGCCGAGAATCTGCTGGAGATGGACATTCAGGTCGTCGATGCCGACGGCAACCTGGTCACCATCGATGAGATCTACCAGCAGGGGTATTCCAACCCCTATGTGGTGGTGAGCTGGGATGTGGACAAGGACTATCCCGAGCAGCGGGTGACCCTTGAGGGAGAGGGTTTCAGCGAGGGGACGACTTATGAGCACCGTCGTTTCAGCCTCAAGGGCGACGGTTCCACCACCTACGCCGATGGCACCTTCCACCTGACCACTGAGAAGGTCAAGCGCGGCACCACCTATACCCTGGACCTGCCAGCCGATATCGCTCAAAAGACTCTGGAGGTCCTGCCGTTGGTGAAGGTGTGCTTCGAGGACAACAGTGCGGTTCGCACCGACTGCGTCAGCGAGGGTGCCTATCCGGCCTATGTTCAGAGTGAGCCGGTTCGCATCATCCTGGGTGACAGCGAGTCCCAGGTGCCGTCGCGCCGTGCCATCATCGACCAGGCGAGCTGTTTCGGTTGCCACTCCAAGGAGTTCTACCACGACTCCAACGGTGTCAACTGCATCGCCTGCCACACCAACGACAAGAAGTTGGTGGACGTGGAGGTGGATCACCAGCCCACCGGCTATCTGAAGTCCTCCAGCTTCATGTACAAAGCCCATAAGGCCGAGGGGCATGATAACGGCCATGGTGGCAGTGGCACTCTGCTGAAGACCGACTGCATGACCTGCCACTCTGCCGAGCAGGGCTGGGGTGGTCTGGCTTATGGTTTCGAACTGGGGCGCAACGCTGGCAGCGCCCTGGCGGTGCCCAGCACCGTCAAGGAGAAGGATGTGGCCGAGACCTGGTATGCCTCTCCTGACGTGGGTGCCTGCATGAGTTGCCATCAGAAGTACCTGTCCGATGCCGCCATGTCTCACATGATCAGCAACGGTGGTTACTTCGGTGACGACAAGGCCCAGGCTCAGGCGGCTCAGGAAGCCTGCGCCGTGTGCCACACCCCTGAGAAGGTGATGGCTCACCATGGGCACAAGCTCTAA
- a CDS encoding 1,4-dihydroxy-2-naphthoyl-CoA synthase: MSNAVSDIFDPSLWEEVEGFDFEDITYHRAKDQGTVRIAFDRADCLNAFRPKTVDELYLALDHARQWSDVGCVLLTGNGPSAKGQWSFSSGGDQRIRGKDGYKYEGEEKGKADVARMGRLHILEVQRLIRFMPKVVIAVVPGWAVGGGHSLHVVCDLTLASKEHAVFKQTDPDVASFDSGYGSAYLAKMIGQKRAREIFFCGFNYSADEAFQMGMVNKSVPHAELETEALRWAKEINSKSPTAMRMLKYGFNLPDDGLVGQQLFAGEATRLAYGTEEAQEGRDAFLEKRDQDFGKFPWHY; encoded by the coding sequence ATGAGCAACGCGGTATCTGACATCTTCGATCCCTCCCTGTGGGAGGAGGTGGAAGGGTTCGACTTCGAAGACATCACCTATCACAGAGCCAAAGATCAGGGCACGGTTCGCATCGCCTTTGACCGCGCCGACTGCCTGAACGCCTTCCGCCCCAAGACGGTGGATGAACTTTACCTGGCCCTGGATCACGCCCGCCAATGGTCTGACGTTGGCTGCGTATTGCTGACCGGCAACGGTCCCTCCGCCAAAGGGCAGTGGTCCTTCTCCTCCGGTGGCGACCAGCGCATTCGGGGCAAAGATGGCTACAAGTACGAAGGTGAAGAGAAGGGCAAGGCCGATGTTGCCCGCATGGGCCGACTGCATATCCTCGAGGTGCAGCGCCTGATCCGCTTTATGCCCAAGGTAGTGATCGCGGTAGTACCCGGCTGGGCCGTGGGCGGCGGACACAGCCTGCACGTGGTGTGTGACCTGACCCTGGCCTCCAAGGAGCACGCGGTATTCAAGCAGACCGATCCGGATGTGGCCAGCTTCGACTCCGGCTACGGCTCCGCCTACCTGGCGAAGATGATTGGCCAGAAGCGTGCCCGCGAGATCTTCTTCTGCGGCTTCAACTACAGCGCCGATGAAGCCTTCCAGATGGGGATGGTCAACAAATCCGTCCCCCACGCCGAGCTGGAAACCGAGGCACTGCGCTGGGCCAAGGAGATCAACTCCAAGTCCCCCACCGCCATGCGCATGCTCAAGTACGGCTTCAACCTGCCGGACGACGGCCTGGTGGGCCAGCAGCTGTTTGCCGGTGAAGCCACTCGCCTGGCCTACGGCACCGAAGAGGCCCAGGAGGGCCGCGACGCCTTCCTGGAGAAGCGCGACCAGGACTTCGGCAAGTTCCCCTGGCACTACTGA
- a CDS encoding (deoxy)nucleoside triphosphate pyrophosphohydrolase, which translates to MLEVACALIVHQDKLLLCRRHPDGSQGGLWEFPGGKCEPGESLEQALARELKEELCIEQQVGHHLGTSEHHYGSKGVRLHGYYCQWRPQPIQLTGSHDRYLWVEPDKVDLTTLAPADLPLLQALIHEQGSLPKT; encoded by the coding sequence ATGCTGGAAGTCGCCTGTGCCCTGATCGTCCATCAGGACAAGCTGTTGTTATGTCGTCGCCACCCCGACGGCAGCCAGGGAGGCCTGTGGGAGTTTCCCGGTGGCAAGTGCGAACCCGGCGAGTCCCTGGAGCAGGCCCTGGCACGGGAGCTGAAAGAGGAGCTGTGCATCGAGCAGCAGGTTGGCCACCACCTGGGCACCTCGGAGCACCATTACGGCAGCAAGGGGGTCAGACTGCATGGTTACTATTGTCAGTGGCGCCCTCAGCCTATCCAACTGACCGGCAGCCACGACCGCTACCTGTGGGTTGAACCTGATAAGGTGGACCTGACCACCCTGGCTCCGGCAGACCTGCCGCTGCTGCAGGCGCTAATCCATGAACAGGGATCACTCCCCAAGACCTGA